From one Eisenibacter elegans DSM 3317 genomic stretch:
- a CDS encoding DinB family protein: protein MQPLTLLKNSRQNLLTALAPLSLAQLNHIPQGFRNNLIWNLGHLVVTQQLLVYRNSGLQTIVPEELIVKYRKGTVPDGKASQAERAQLERLALELIYKTALDFEQGAFETYTPYATSYGAILNNLHDAMVFNNVHEGLHYGYVLAQRRLV, encoded by the coding sequence ATGCAACCACTAACCCTTTTGAAAAACAGCCGCCAAAATTTGCTCACAGCCCTGGCTCCCTTGTCTTTGGCGCAGCTCAACCATATCCCACAAGGCTTTCGCAACAACTTGATTTGGAACTTAGGGCATCTTGTCGTTACCCAGCAATTGTTGGTCTATCGAAACAGCGGCCTACAGACTATCGTACCAGAAGAGCTGATAGTCAAATACCGAAAAGGAACCGTTCCTGATGGCAAAGCCTCCCAAGCCGAACGAGCACAACTAGAGCGCCTCGCCTTGGAGTTAATTTATAAAACAGCCCTAGACTTTGAGCAGGGCGCTTTTGAAACATACACTCCCTACGCAACAAGCTATGGCGCTATTCTGAATAACCTCCACGATGCGATGGTCTTCAACAATGTCCACGAAGGCCTACACTACGGCTATGTTCTGGCACAACGCCGCCTTGTCTGA
- a CDS encoding pyridoxine 5'-phosphate synthase → MTKLSVNINKVATLRNARGGNNPNVVRVAQDCQHFGAQGITVHPRPDERHIRGQDVLALAPVVYTEFNIEGNPDERYFELVKAVKPAQATLVPDAADVLTSNSGWDTVTHAAYLRQLIQDLKAAGAGRVSIFVDPVPEMIQGAAEVGADRIELYTGPYAEQFHTDPKAAVAPYTACALLAYQLGLGVNAGHDLDLHNLKFFKQEVPHLLEVSIGHALICDALYYGLANTIQMYLRQLS, encoded by the coding sequence ATGACCAAACTAAGTGTGAATATCAACAAGGTGGCGACCTTGCGCAATGCGCGTGGTGGCAACAACCCCAATGTGGTGCGTGTAGCGCAAGACTGCCAGCACTTTGGTGCGCAGGGCATCACGGTTCACCCCCGCCCCGACGAGCGCCACATCAGAGGCCAAGATGTCTTAGCGTTGGCTCCGGTAGTGTATACTGAGTTCAATATAGAAGGAAACCCCGACGAGCGGTATTTTGAGCTCGTCAAGGCAGTCAAGCCAGCACAAGCCACATTGGTACCCGATGCGGCAGATGTGCTGACTTCTAACAGTGGCTGGGATACTGTAACGCATGCGGCCTATTTGCGACAACTGATACAAGACCTCAAGGCTGCCGGGGCAGGCAGGGTTTCGATATTTGTAGACCCTGTGCCCGAAATGATACAGGGGGCTGCTGAGGTCGGCGCTGACCGTATCGAGCTATATACAGGGCCTTATGCCGAGCAATTTCATACCGACCCCAAGGCTGCCGTTGCCCCCTATACAGCCTGTGCCTTATTGGCATACCAGCTGGGGCTGGGGGTCAATGCGGGACACGACCTAGACCTGCACAACCTGAAGTTTTTCAAACAAGAAGTACCCCATCTACTCGAAGTATCCATAGGGCACGCCCTGATTTGTGATGCCCTATATTATGGGCTAGCCAATACTATTCAGATGTACCTACGGCAACTGAGTTAA
- a CDS encoding GatB/YqeY domain-containing protein — protein sequence MTLKDQIQEDIKTAMKAKDQDALRALRAIKSLLMLEETKEGATEITLEDEIRVLTKAVKQRKDSADIYTQQNRPDLAEKELIEVAFIEKYLPKQLSEEELRGRLQAIIAEVGAAGLKDLGKVMGQATKALAGQADGKAISAMAKALLGA from the coding sequence ATGACCCTCAAAGACCAAATCCAAGAAGATATCAAAACGGCTATGAAGGCCAAAGACCAAGACGCGCTCCGTGCCTTGCGCGCCATCAAATCCTTGCTGATGCTTGAAGAAACGAAGGAAGGTGCCACCGAAATCACGCTCGAAGACGAGATTCGGGTATTGACCAAGGCCGTCAAGCAGCGCAAAGACTCAGCTGATATCTATACACAACAAAATCGCCCTGATTTGGCCGAGAAAGAGCTTATCGAAGTGGCCTTTATTGAAAAATACCTCCCAAAACAACTTTCGGAGGAGGAGTTGCGCGGCCGTTTACAAGCCATCATTGCCGAGGTAGGGGCTGCCGGCCTCAAAGATTTGGGCAAGGTCATGGGCCAAGCTACTAAGGCGCTGGCCGGTCAGGCAGATGGCAAGGCCATCTCGGCTATGGCCAAAGCCCTACTAGGTGCTTAA
- a CDS encoding CvpA family protein, whose protein sequence is MILDIVLLFPFAWGAYQGYKNGIIQEIINFLHFMIAFVLCFKVSGIVLKFIDNNYFNFHDNTFAQVAFFFSLGLTIIALKQIGSHFKTETDYDLPGQWDNIVGAIFGLIKYAFIISFALWFLSAFGVMRDDLSRNGFVHVMVEKIGIYAVGGKNKQDISFAILQAL, encoded by the coding sequence TTGATACTCGACATCGTACTCCTGTTTCCTTTTGCTTGGGGCGCATACCAAGGATACAAAAACGGCATCATCCAAGAAATCATTAATTTCTTGCACTTTATGATTGCCTTTGTTTTGTGCTTTAAGGTATCAGGTATTGTCCTGAAGTTTATAGACAACAACTATTTCAACTTCCATGACAACACCTTTGCCCAGGTGGCCTTTTTCTTTTCGCTGGGGCTGACCATCATCGCACTCAAACAAATCGGGAGCCACTTCAAAACCGAAACGGACTATGACCTGCCCGGCCAGTGGGATAATATCGTAGGCGCTATCTTTGGGCTTATCAAATACGCTTTTATCATTAGCTTTGCACTTTGGTTTTTGTCGGCCTTTGGCGTAATGCGCGATGACCTGAGCCGCAACGGTTTTGTTCACGTCATGGTCGAAAAAATAGGCATCTATGCTGTGGGCGGCAAAAACAAACAAGACATCTCTTTTGCAATCTTACAAGCGCTCTAG
- a CDS encoding alpha/beta fold hydrolase, with protein sequence MPTIQQDGNFTFIDEGQGETLLLLHGLFGALSNWEGVLNEYKQNYRVVIPMMPIYTMPVKKAGLESLTDFIESFVAYKQLTDLTLLGNSLGGHLALLYTLRQQQNVKRLILTGSSGLFESSMGGSYPKRGSYAYIKERVEYTFYRPETATKELVDEVFEITNSIKKCLSIVAIAKSAQRHNMATEITKIHVPTLLIWGLNDTITPPSVGHEFQRLLPNAQLRFIDQCGHAPMMEHPEKFNTIVNEFLAQPSVLA encoded by the coding sequence ATGCCAACCATCCAACAAGACGGAAACTTTACATTCATTGACGAAGGGCAAGGCGAAACCCTGCTCCTTCTACACGGCCTCTTTGGTGCGCTCAGCAACTGGGAAGGCGTACTCAATGAATATAAACAGAATTACCGCGTAGTCATCCCGATGATGCCCATCTACACGATGCCTGTCAAAAAGGCCGGATTGGAATCACTGACGGATTTTATCGAGTCTTTTGTGGCTTACAAACAACTCACAGACCTGACCCTCTTGGGCAACTCTTTGGGTGGGCATTTGGCCTTGCTCTATACCTTGCGCCAACAGCAAAACGTAAAACGCCTGATTCTCACAGGCAGCTCCGGCCTCTTTGAAAGCTCTATGGGCGGCTCTTACCCCAAGCGAGGTAGCTATGCCTATATCAAAGAACGGGTAGAATATACCTTCTACCGCCCCGAAACAGCCACCAAAGAGCTCGTGGATGAGGTGTTTGAAATCACCAACAGCATCAAAAAATGCCTCAGTATTGTGGCCATTGCCAAATCGGCACAGCGACACAATATGGCCACCGAAATAACTAAAATACACGTTCCAACGTTATTAATTTGGGGATTGAACGACACCATCACACCGCCCTCCGTAGGGCACGAGTTCCAAAGACTTCTCCCCAACGCTCAACTGCGATTTATTGACCAATGCGGACACGCCCCTATGATGGAGCACCCCGAGAAATTCAATACCATCGTCAATGAGTTTTTAGCTCAACCAAGTGTTTTAGCTTGA
- a CDS encoding CBS domain-containing protein has translation MIAQDLINQIISPLRPSDTVQKAIDTLEDMRVNHLPVVDQDRYQGLISEEIALGYPTPEDSLDKVMWLYPDVYALANQHFYDILKIASNHKMDVVAVVDEEQQYLGVVTVNDTLTAFAGSMALQEVGGILVLTMHHRDYSLAEISRLVESNNAKILSTYISQNTHDPQHINVTLKINQADLSRVIATFERFDYQIIAKYHAAEHSDLEKERIGLLLKYLDL, from the coding sequence ATGATAGCGCAAGACCTTATCAATCAAATCATTTCGCCGCTACGCCCCAGCGATACGGTACAGAAAGCCATTGACACGCTCGAAGATATGCGGGTCAATCATCTGCCTGTCGTAGACCAAGACCGCTACCAAGGGCTCATTAGCGAAGAAATAGCCCTCGGCTACCCCACTCCGGAAGACAGCCTCGATAAGGTCATGTGGCTATATCCTGATGTGTATGCCTTGGCCAACCAACATTTTTACGATATTCTCAAAATAGCCAGCAACCACAAAATGGATGTGGTGGCTGTGGTAGATGAGGAACAGCAGTATCTGGGCGTGGTTACGGTCAATGATACCCTGACGGCCTTTGCCGGCTCGATGGCCTTGCAAGAGGTGGGTGGTATCTTGGTACTAACGATGCACCATCGCGACTATTCGCTGGCCGAAATCAGCCGTTTGGTAGAGTCAAATAATGCCAAGATATTGAGTACCTATATCAGCCAAAATACCCACGACCCACAACATATCAATGTAACCCTCAAAATCAATCAGGCTGACCTCAGCCGTGTGATTGCTACCTTTGAGCGTTTTGATTATCAAATCATTGCCAAATACCACGCTGCCGAGCACTCAGACCTAGAAAAGGAGCGTATCGGCTTATTGCTCAAATATTTGGACTTATAG
- the menD gene encoding 2-succinyl-5-enolpyruvyl-6-hydroxy-3-cyclohexene-1-carboxylic-acid synthase: protein MILQPLIDLVQICALHGVSEAVLSPGSRCAPLTIAFARHPRIHTRTIADERSAAYIALGLAQEAIRHSLLQKPSAEARPAPVVLVCTSGTAALNYAPAVAEAYYQQVPLLVLTADRPPEWIDQQDGQAIRQNQLYGLHAKAAYTLPADYEHPDATWHIERVVNEALIAASTAPYGPVHINVPIREPFYPSQGEEMHFRQGVKHLRPYHTRRTVPKEAWIDLMDIWEETERILVVAGQMPHNPRLIEALAHLMADYQIPVVADTTANLQELPDVIRHHDLFLANVDTQTIKALKPELLVTMGQSLLSKPLKQFLRQAAPSQHWHIQEGFPVPDPFRSLSHWIPMDAEDFFVQLFADLDFRHLLETEHDDPAGYAAAWQQYEKQAMRPLFGQLRHQPTPLHEAWVVGNLIGLLPQNTLLHAANSMAVRYLNLWGIPAGRGIIISANRGTSGIDGCTSTAVGAALANPDLPVVLITGDVAFFYDSNGLWHNYLPKNLRILLLNNQGGGIFRIIPGSRSQPELDEYFETRQQARAQGIAQTFGLDYQAVSQADMLSEALDWLLASATPTARLLEVSVDSSANAAAFVQFKQEATPGFLLRNEDRSETQQ from the coding sequence GTGATATTACAGCCCTTGATTGACTTGGTGCAGATATGCGCCTTGCACGGCGTGTCGGAGGCGGTGCTTTCGCCCGGTTCTCGTTGTGCGCCGCTGACAATAGCCTTTGCACGACACCCCCGCATCCATACTCGAACGATTGCCGATGAGCGCAGTGCTGCCTACATCGCCCTTGGGCTAGCTCAAGAGGCTATCCGGCATAGCCTGCTCCAAAAACCTAGCGCTGAGGCTAGGCCTGCGCCAGTGGTATTGGTCTGTACTTCGGGTACTGCGGCGCTCAACTATGCACCAGCAGTAGCAGAGGCTTATTACCAACAAGTGCCGCTCTTGGTACTGACCGCCGACCGCCCTCCCGAGTGGATAGACCAGCAAGACGGGCAGGCCATCCGCCAAAACCAACTCTATGGCCTACACGCTAAGGCGGCCTATACGCTGCCAGCAGATTATGAGCACCCTGATGCCACATGGCATATAGAGCGGGTAGTCAATGAAGCGCTGATAGCTGCCAGTACGGCCCCCTATGGCCCAGTGCATATCAATGTGCCTATCAGGGAGCCTTTTTATCCTAGCCAAGGGGAAGAAATGCATTTTCGCCAGGGAGTCAAACACTTGCGCCCTTATCATACGCGCCGCACAGTACCCAAGGAAGCTTGGATAGACTTGATGGATATTTGGGAAGAGACCGAGCGCATTCTGGTGGTAGCAGGGCAAATGCCGCATAACCCCCGTTTGATAGAGGCCTTGGCACACCTAATGGCCGATTATCAGATTCCTGTTGTGGCGGATACTACTGCCAACTTACAGGAGTTACCAGACGTAATCCGGCATCACGACTTGTTTTTGGCCAATGTAGATACCCAAACCATCAAGGCGCTTAAACCAGAGCTCTTGGTTACTATGGGGCAATCATTGCTGTCTAAGCCGCTCAAACAGTTTCTTCGGCAAGCTGCTCCATCACAACATTGGCACATACAAGAGGGCTTTCCTGTACCAGACCCCTTCCGCAGCCTCAGCCATTGGATTCCGATGGATGCAGAAGACTTCTTTGTACAGCTCTTCGCTGACCTTGACTTCAGGCACTTGCTCGAAACCGAACACGATGACCCTGCTGGCTATGCTGCCGCGTGGCAGCAGTACGAAAAGCAGGCGATGCGCCCTCTATTTGGGCAATTGCGTCATCAACCTACTCCCTTACATGAGGCTTGGGTGGTTGGCAATCTGATTGGCCTGCTCCCCCAAAACACCCTTTTACACGCAGCCAACAGTATGGCGGTGCGTTATCTCAACCTTTGGGGCATTCCGGCAGGGCGAGGTATCATCATCAGTGCCAATAGGGGTACTAGCGGTATCGATGGCTGTACTTCTACCGCCGTTGGGGCGGCCTTAGCCAACCCAGATCTGCCGGTAGTATTGATTACGGGTGATGTAGCCTTTTTTTATGATAGCAATGGCTTGTGGCACAATTACTTGCCAAAAAATTTACGCATCTTATTGCTCAATAATCAAGGTGGGGGAATCTTCCGAATTATCCCCGGCTCGCGCTCACAGCCAGAGTTAGATGAGTACTTCGAAACCCGCCAACAAGCCCGCGCTCAAGGAATAGCTCAAACCTTTGGCTTGGACTATCAGGCTGTCTCACAAGCCGATATGCTGTCGGAAGCTCTAGATTGGCTGCTGGCATCTGCTACCCCTACAGCGCGCTTGTTAGAAGTATCTGTAGATAGCAGTGCCAACGCAGCCGCTTTTGTACAATTCAAACAAGAGGCTACCCCAGGTTTTTTGCTCCGCAACGAGGACAGGAGTGAGACTCAACAATGA
- a CDS encoding 3-oxoacyl-ACP synthase III family protein: protein MYYSKITGLGYYVPENIVTNHDLEKYMDTSDAWIRERSGIEQRRFFKEGEDTVATMGAKASSIALERAGISPEEVDMIVFATLSPDYNFPGSGVLLQRLLPFREIAALDIRTQCTGFIYGLSIADQFIRTGMYRNVLVVGSEVQSNIFEKSTRGRDFAVLFGDGAGAVVVQRTEDPEHRILSTHLHSEGKYAEDLMLEHPGSRLQDRLWPTMVEEGKHLPVMRGSAVFKHALQRFPEAIMESLETNNYTLADLDLLIPHQANLRISKGVQEKLGLRDDQVYNNIQRYGNTTAATIPIALAELWEADRLKEDQLICLAAFGSGFTWASALIRW, encoded by the coding sequence ATGTATTATTCAAAAATTACCGGACTGGGGTACTATGTACCCGAAAACATCGTTACCAACCACGATTTGGAAAAATATATGGATACAAGCGATGCTTGGATTCGTGAGCGCAGCGGGATAGAGCAGCGCCGTTTTTTTAAAGAAGGTGAGGATACTGTGGCTACTATGGGAGCCAAGGCCAGCAGCATCGCCCTAGAGCGCGCAGGTATCAGCCCCGAAGAGGTCGATATGATTGTATTTGCTACCCTGAGCCCCGATTATAATTTCCCCGGCTCAGGGGTTTTGTTGCAGCGTTTGCTGCCTTTTCGTGAGATAGCCGCCCTCGACATCCGCACACAGTGTACAGGGTTTATCTACGGATTATCGATTGCAGACCAGTTTATCCGTACGGGGATGTACCGCAATGTGTTGGTGGTAGGCTCAGAGGTACAGTCAAATATTTTTGAGAAAAGTACCCGAGGCCGTGATTTTGCCGTACTCTTTGGCGACGGCGCAGGCGCAGTAGTCGTACAACGTACGGAAGACCCTGAGCACCGTATTTTGTCAACGCACCTTCATTCTGAAGGAAAATATGCCGAAGACCTGATGTTAGAACACCCGGGCAGTCGCCTACAAGATCGCCTCTGGCCTACGATGGTAGAAGAGGGCAAACACCTGCCTGTGATGCGTGGTAGTGCGGTATTCAAACACGCCCTCCAGCGCTTCCCCGAAGCCATCATGGAATCTTTGGAAACCAACAACTATACCTTGGCAGACTTAGACCTGCTCATCCCGCATCAGGCCAACCTACGTATTTCTAAGGGCGTACAGGAGAAGCTCGGCCTGCGCGATGACCAAGTATACAACAACATTCAACGCTATGGCAATACTACTGCCGCAACTATCCCTATTGCCTTGGCCGAACTATGGGAGGCCGACCGCCTCAAAGAAGACCAACTGATTTGTTTGGCGGCTTTTGGTAGTGGCTTTACCTGGGCCTCTGCACTGATTCGCTGGTAG